A stretch of Paludisphaera rhizosphaerae DNA encodes these proteins:
- a CDS encoding TetR/AcrR family transcriptional regulator: MAERVDVGAIRRAQIVDAACRVIQQKGIQGASLSEIEHEAGISRGVLTYHFPTKESILLAVFDETMTRIKAVGDADMATAGSGWERLERGLDFMINRKPANDEVDALNYTFLAQISHREDFRARLAAEYVDIRKMIARDLSERAREAGLAAGEVEALAAIIHGVLSGLNMQLNVDPQALERAEVVRTLKVMLEARLGGGVKRSRAAKQRRT, translated from the coding sequence ATGGCGGAACGAGTGGACGTTGGGGCGATTCGGCGGGCGCAGATCGTGGACGCGGCCTGTCGGGTCATCCAGCAGAAGGGCATCCAGGGGGCGTCGCTCTCCGAGATCGAGCATGAAGCCGGGATCAGCCGAGGCGTGCTCACGTATCACTTTCCGACCAAGGAGAGCATCCTGCTGGCGGTCTTCGACGAGACGATGACCCGGATCAAGGCCGTCGGCGATGCGGATATGGCGACGGCGGGTTCGGGCTGGGAGCGTCTGGAGCGCGGGCTCGACTTCATGATCAATCGGAAGCCCGCGAACGACGAGGTCGACGCCCTCAATTACACCTTTCTAGCCCAGATCTCCCATCGCGAGGACTTCCGGGCGCGGTTGGCGGCCGAGTACGTCGACATCCGGAAAATGATCGCCCGCGACCTATCCGAGCGAGCCCGCGAGGCGGGGTTGGCGGCGGGAGAGGTCGAGGCGCTCGCCGCGATCATCCACGGTGTGCTGAGCGGTCTGAACATGCAGCTCAACGTCGACCCTCAGGCCCTCGAACGGGCCGAGGTGGTCCGCACACTCAAGGTGATGCTGGAGGCGCGTCTGGGCGGGGGAGTGAAAAGGTCGCGAGCCGCGAAACAGCGACGGACGTGA
- a CDS encoding amidohydrolase family protein: MSMSWVNWARTLALGVLLALGGRTMAADEAPADVVLRGGTLVDGTGAARRTADVAIKGDRIIAVGDLSEMARTKTIDAAGLVVAPGFIDLHTHSDDGIVGAKGRLNLNYITQGVTTIVTGNCGMGPIDVEGYFKRIDGSGAGSNVIHLIPHGAIRRAVLGVEDREPNRAELDRLKEMTKKAMDAGAWGMSTGLIYVPSRYGRLPELVELAKVVHGYGGIYASHIRNEESGLLEAVDEALAIGEQSGASVHISHLKASGRRNWGKTAVALEKIAEARAKGRVATADQYPYVASSTSLGAMVVPHWAVRVSKEEFAKMADDPVQGPKLREEILQALDERMGGAAIRLTVYNPKPSRVGKDLATIAKEEGSTPLDVVLDVQRHGGTQAINFSMSEDEVRNVMKSEYVATASDGGARGEINDESRPHPRSFGTFPRKIRYAEDEHVITLEQAVRANAGLPAQILGLPDRGVVRPGAYADIVVFDPKTFRDKATFEDPQVYAEGAKYVFVNGVAVISEGKRPDFPTNADKLPGRALRLKKDGPADVVLIPGRIWTGDSAKPWAEALAIREGEVVAVGSRSDALLYKGPSTRVIEAPGTLATPGLVDAHGHIQQLGASLLQLDLRGVKSLDEVAKRVKEHAEKLPPDAWILGANWDQSLWPGGEFPDASTLDAAAPGRAVWLSRVDGHAGWASTEAMKRAKIDASTQPPSDGQIHHLPDGKPSGVFIDGAMGLVGRVVPPSSREELREQILTAQDRILSLGLTGIHDAGVSRREAEVFGDLDKEGALKLRVYAMASLPSGREVQALSMAPVEKPTTSRFEMRAVKLFIDGAMGSRGALLFEPYADDPHNKGLFLIDPGDLEKITVAGLKNGWQIAVHAIGDKGNALVLDAFAAARKAVPEATDPRLRIEHAQVVRKEDVKRFKELGVIASMQPSHSSDDMRWADARLGPGRVDGAYAWRWFLDAGVPLAFGSDFPVEIVDPQWGVYAALTRQDAQGYPAGGWHPDQRMSLDETLRAFTAGSAYAAFAENRLGVLKPGFRADVTVFDRDLFKVPPSDVLASKIRYTIVDGGVAYEASQP, translated from the coding sequence ATGAGCATGTCATGGGTGAATTGGGCGCGAACCCTCGCGCTAGGGGTTCTGCTGGCGCTCGGCGGCCGAACGATGGCGGCCGATGAGGCGCCGGCGGACGTCGTGCTCCGCGGCGGGACCCTCGTCGACGGCACCGGCGCCGCGAGACGCACGGCCGACGTCGCGATCAAGGGCGACCGGATCATCGCCGTCGGCGACCTGTCGGAGATGGCCCGGACGAAGACGATCGACGCCGCCGGCCTGGTCGTGGCCCCCGGCTTTATCGACCTCCACACCCACTCCGACGACGGCATCGTCGGCGCCAAGGGGCGGCTCAACCTCAACTACATCACCCAGGGCGTCACCACGATCGTCACCGGCAACTGCGGGATGGGGCCGATCGACGTCGAGGGCTACTTCAAGCGGATCGACGGCTCCGGCGCGGGCTCGAACGTGATCCACCTGATCCCGCACGGGGCCATCCGTCGAGCGGTTCTGGGCGTCGAGGACCGCGAGCCCAACCGCGCGGAGTTGGACCGGCTCAAGGAGATGACGAAGAAGGCGATGGACGCCGGCGCGTGGGGGATGTCTACAGGCCTGATCTACGTCCCCAGCCGATACGGCCGCCTTCCCGAACTGGTCGAGTTGGCGAAGGTCGTGCACGGCTACGGAGGCATCTACGCCAGCCACATTCGCAACGAAGAGTCCGGCCTGCTTGAAGCCGTCGACGAGGCGTTGGCGATCGGCGAGCAGTCCGGCGCGTCGGTGCACATCTCGCACCTGAAGGCCAGCGGCCGACGTAACTGGGGCAAGACCGCCGTCGCGTTGGAGAAGATCGCCGAGGCCCGCGCCAAGGGCCGCGTCGCCACGGCCGACCAGTATCCGTACGTCGCCTCCAGCACGTCGCTGGGCGCGATGGTCGTCCCGCACTGGGCCGTCCGCGTGAGCAAGGAAGAGTTCGCCAAGATGGCGGACGACCCCGTCCAGGGCCCCAAGCTTCGAGAGGAGATCCTCCAGGCGCTCGACGAGCGCATGGGAGGCGCGGCCATCCGGTTGACCGTCTACAACCCCAAGCCCAGCCGCGTCGGCAAGGACCTGGCGACGATCGCCAAGGAGGAAGGCTCGACCCCGCTCGACGTCGTCCTGGACGTCCAGCGCCACGGCGGGACGCAGGCGATCAACTTCAGCATGAGCGAGGACGAGGTCCGGAACGTGATGAAGTCCGAGTACGTCGCGACGGCCTCCGACGGCGGTGCCCGCGGCGAGATCAACGACGAGTCTCGCCCCCATCCTCGCTCCTTCGGCACCTTCCCTCGCAAGATCCGTTACGCCGAAGACGAGCACGTCATCACCCTCGAACAGGCCGTCCGCGCCAACGCCGGGCTGCCGGCCCAGATCCTCGGCCTCCCGGACCGCGGCGTCGTTCGTCCGGGAGCCTATGCGGACATCGTCGTCTTCGACCCCAAGACCTTCCGCGACAAGGCGACCTTCGAGGACCCGCAGGTCTACGCCGAGGGGGCGAAGTACGTCTTCGTCAACGGCGTCGCCGTGATCTCCGAAGGGAAGCGGCCCGATTTCCCGACGAACGCCGACAAGCTCCCTGGTCGGGCGCTTCGACTGAAAAAGGACGGCCCGGCCGACGTCGTTCTGATCCCCGGGCGAATCTGGACGGGGGATTCCGCCAAACCCTGGGCCGAAGCATTGGCGATCCGCGAGGGCGAGGTCGTCGCTGTCGGTTCGCGTTCCGATGCCCTGCTCTACAAGGGGCCGTCGACCCGTGTGATCGAGGCCCCCGGCACGCTGGCGACCCCCGGATTGGTCGATGCGCACGGCCACATCCAGCAGCTCGGCGCCAGCCTGCTCCAACTCGACCTGCGCGGGGTGAAGTCGCTCGACGAGGTGGCGAAGCGAGTGAAGGAGCACGCCGAGAAGCTCCCGCCCGACGCCTGGATCCTGGGGGCGAACTGGGACCAGAGCCTCTGGCCCGGCGGGGAGTTCCCAGACGCCTCCACACTCGACGCCGCTGCGCCTGGGCGGGCCGTCTGGCTTTCGCGGGTCGACGGCCATGCCGGCTGGGCCAGCACCGAGGCGATGAAGCGGGCGAAGATCGACGCGAGCACCCAGCCCCCGTCCGACGGCCAGATCCACCACCTGCCCGACGGTAAGCCCTCAGGCGTTTTCATCGACGGCGCGATGGGGCTTGTCGGTCGAGTCGTCCCGCCCTCCTCACGCGAGGAGCTTCGCGAACAGATCCTCACCGCCCAGGATCGCATCCTCTCGCTCGGCCTGACAGGCATCCACGACGCAGGAGTCTCGCGCCGAGAGGCTGAGGTCTTTGGAGATCTGGACAAGGAGGGGGCCCTGAAGCTCCGCGTCTACGCGATGGCGTCGCTCCCGTCGGGTCGCGAGGTCCAGGCCCTCAGCATGGCTCCCGTCGAGAAGCCGACGACGAGCCGGTTTGAGATGCGCGCCGTCAAGCTGTTCATCGACGGCGCGATGGGCTCGCGCGGCGCCCTCCTGTTCGAGCCCTACGCAGACGACCCGCACAACAAGGGGCTGTTCCTGATCGATCCGGGCGACCTCGAGAAGATCACCGTCGCCGGCCTGAAAAACGGCTGGCAGATCGCCGTCCATGCGATCGGCGACAAGGGGAACGCCCTGGTGCTCGACGCCTTCGCCGCCGCGCGAAAGGCCGTGCCCGAGGCAACCGACCCGCGCCTGAGGATCGAGCACGCCCAGGTCGTCCGCAAGGAAGACGTGAAACGGTTCAAGGAGCTGGGGGTGATCGCCTCGATGCAACCCTCACACTCCAGCGACGACATGCGTTGGGCCGACGCGAGGCTCGGCCCCGGGCGCGTCGACGGCGCCTACGCCTGGCGGTGGTTCCTCGACGCCGGCGTCCCGCTGGCCTTCGGCAGCGACTTCCCGGTCGAGATCGTCGACCCGCAGTGGGGCGTGTACGCCGCGCTCACGCGACAGGACGCCCAGGGCTATCCCGCCGGCGGCTGGCATCCCGACCAGCGAATGAGCCTCGACGAAACCCTCCGCGCCTTCACCGCCGGTTCCGCCTACGCCGCCTTCGCCGAGAACCGCCTGGGCGTCCTCAAACCCGGCTTCCGCGCCGACGTCACCGTCTTCGACCGCGACCTGTTCAAGGTCCCGCCGTCGGACGTCCTCGCCTCGAAGATCCGCTACACGATCGTCGATGGCGGCGTGGCGTATGAAGCGAGCCAGCCGTAA
- a CDS encoding ABC transporter permease gives MWRIALKMLMGDTAKFCGILIGLTFAALLIMQQGSIFCGLMRRTAGQINDVSGVDLWVMDPNVRHIDDVKAMMESNLHRVRGVEGVEWAVPFYKGSGRAKLNTTDAKGDPATMIESVILLGLDDTTLVGAPTPDKIIAGELLDLRMPDAIIIDKMQLPKYYPGEPWQDLEKLGDAFYNRFLGRDMEMNDHRATIVGVCKAAPTFGSNAVVYTTYGRAKQFVAQERKVLSFILVKTDPTWKSADVATNIRTKTGLGAYSAEDFARKTILFFLTNTGIVINFGITSLLGLFVGTAIAGQTFYLFTVDNLKQFGALKAMGATNRKIVGMILLQAAVVGLIGYGLGVGISTFVADRASAGGGEVEFFVWWPLLPLTAAVVVFICVASSLLCIRRVMVLEPAVVFRG, from the coding sequence ATGTGGCGGATCGCACTGAAGATGCTGATGGGCGACACGGCCAAGTTCTGCGGAATCCTCATCGGGCTCACATTCGCCGCGCTGCTGATCATGCAGCAGGGCTCCATCTTCTGCGGCCTGATGAGGCGGACCGCTGGTCAAATCAACGACGTTTCAGGCGTGGATTTGTGGGTGATGGACCCGAACGTCCGCCACATCGACGACGTCAAGGCGATGATGGAGAGCAACCTCCACCGGGTTCGGGGCGTCGAGGGCGTCGAATGGGCGGTCCCGTTCTACAAGGGGTCGGGCCGGGCCAAGCTGAACACGACCGACGCCAAGGGCGATCCGGCGACGATGATTGAGTCGGTGATCCTGCTCGGCCTGGACGACACCACCCTCGTCGGAGCGCCGACCCCCGACAAGATCATCGCCGGCGAGTTGCTCGACCTGCGGATGCCCGACGCGATCATCATCGACAAGATGCAACTCCCCAAGTACTACCCCGGAGAGCCCTGGCAGGATCTCGAAAAGCTGGGCGACGCGTTCTACAACCGGTTCCTCGGTCGGGACATGGAGATGAACGATCACCGCGCGACGATCGTGGGCGTCTGCAAGGCGGCCCCCACGTTCGGCTCCAACGCGGTCGTCTACACGACTTACGGTCGCGCCAAGCAGTTCGTCGCCCAGGAGCGGAAGGTCCTCAGCTTCATCCTGGTCAAGACCGACCCGACGTGGAAATCGGCCGACGTGGCGACGAATATCCGGACCAAGACGGGCCTGGGGGCCTACAGCGCGGAGGACTTCGCCCGCAAGACGATCCTCTTCTTCCTGACGAACACCGGGATCGTGATCAACTTCGGCATCACATCGCTGCTCGGTTTGTTCGTGGGGACGGCGATCGCCGGCCAGACGTTTTACCTCTTCACGGTGGACAACCTCAAGCAGTTCGGCGCCCTGAAGGCGATGGGCGCGACGAACCGTAAGATCGTCGGGATGATCCTGCTCCAGGCGGCCGTGGTGGGGCTCATCGGATACGGGCTCGGGGTCGGGATCTCCACGTTCGTCGCCGACCGAGCGTCGGCGGGGGGCGGTGAGGTCGAGTTCTTCGTCTGGTGGCCTCTGCTTCCGCTCACGGCGGCGGTCGTGGTCTTCATCTGCGTCGCGTCCAGCCTGCTCTGTATTCGGCGGGTGATGGTGCTGGAGCCGGCGGTCGTTTTCCGGGGCTGA
- a CDS encoding molybdopterin-dependent oxidoreductase, with protein MIGSRLQAWFAGGMVGLALCIGGGLTRGQEPAGASLRVSGQVDTPVRLSATELAGMPRAKVQAADRGGVSAEYEGVPLVEILRKAGAPLGEKGRGGKATACYVVVEASDGYRAVFALAELDPDVSDKLVLLADRRDGRPMAEPVGPLRLIVPGDKRPARWVRMVESIAVQQAAAVETPR; from the coding sequence ATGATCGGGAGCCGGTTGCAGGCGTGGTTCGCCGGAGGGATGGTCGGGCTGGCTCTATGCATCGGCGGCGGCCTGACACGGGGCCAGGAGCCGGCGGGGGCGTCGCTGCGAGTCTCAGGTCAGGTTGATACACCCGTCCGTCTCTCGGCGACCGAGCTGGCGGGGATGCCCAGGGCGAAGGTTCAGGCGGCCGACCGTGGCGGCGTCAGCGCCGAGTACGAGGGAGTGCCGCTCGTGGAGATCCTCCGCAAGGCCGGCGCTCCGCTCGGTGAGAAGGGGCGAGGAGGCAAGGCGACGGCCTGCTACGTCGTCGTGGAGGCTTCCGACGGCTACCGAGCGGTCTTCGCCCTGGCGGAGCTGGATCCCGACGTCAGCGACAAGCTCGTCCTGCTGGCGGACCGTCGCGACGGCCGGCCGATGGCCGAGCCCGTCGGGCCTTTGCGACTAATCGTCCCGGGCGACAAGCGTCCGGCGCGCTGGGTGCGTATGGTCGAGTCGATCGCCGTTCAGCAGGCGGCGGCCGTCGAGACTCCCCGCTGA
- a CDS encoding ThuA domain-containing protein — MSQDSKLSRRELLMAGAGAAWLGAGAFSKALGASARAPKKILYFTKSSGFQHSVIARKDDALSHSEKILSEIGKAHGFEVVASKDGRLFEPDKIGEWDGFVFCTTGDLTTPGTDKNPPLSAEGEKAFYEAIRKGKGFVGMHCAADTFGHFKPRDKSGEDAYIRMIGGEFVSHGPQQVATMEVVDPKFPGMADGFGKSSSFKINDEWYALKNHPEDLRVILVQKTEGMKSGPRNEYDRPDYPATWARKFGDGRVFYTSMGHREDVWTNPNYQSLLLGALAWSTGLADADLTPNIKEVTPDYKKLTR, encoded by the coding sequence ATGTCGCAGGATTCGAAGCTCAGCCGTCGTGAATTGCTCATGGCCGGCGCCGGTGCCGCCTGGCTTGGCGCCGGTGCGTTCTCGAAAGCTTTGGGGGCCTCGGCCCGGGCGCCCAAGAAGATCCTCTACTTCACGAAAAGCTCGGGCTTCCAGCACTCCGTGATCGCCCGCAAGGACGACGCCCTGTCGCACTCCGAGAAGATCCTCAGCGAGATCGGCAAGGCACACGGCTTCGAGGTCGTCGCCTCGAAGGACGGCCGCCTGTTCGAGCCCGACAAGATCGGCGAATGGGACGGCTTCGTCTTCTGCACGACGGGCGACCTGACCACGCCCGGCACCGACAAGAACCCCCCGCTTTCGGCCGAGGGGGAGAAGGCCTTCTACGAAGCCATCCGCAAGGGCAAGGGCTTCGTCGGCATGCACTGCGCCGCCGACACCTTCGGCCACTTCAAGCCGCGGGACAAGAGCGGCGAAGACGCCTACATCCGAATGATCGGCGGCGAGTTCGTCTCGCACGGGCCGCAGCAGGTGGCGACGATGGAAGTCGTCGACCCCAAGTTCCCGGGCATGGCCGACGGCTTCGGCAAGTCATCGTCGTTCAAGATCAACGACGAATGGTACGCCCTGAAGAACCATCCCGAGGACCTGCGCGTCATCCTCGTGCAGAAGACCGAGGGGATGAAGAGCGGCCCCCGCAATGAGTACGACCGCCCCGACTACCCGGCCACCTGGGCCCGCAAGTTCGGCGACGGCCGCGTCTTCTACACCTCGATGGGCCACCGCGAGGACGTCTGGACCAACCCCAACTACCAGAGCCTGCTCCTCGGGGCCCTTGCCTGGTCCACCGGCCTCGCCGACGCCGACCTGACGCCCAACATCAAGGAAGTCACGCCGGATTACAAAAAGCTGACGCGGTGA
- a CDS encoding HlyD family secretion protein, whose product MLTRRIIPILAIAGVVYSIVSTVMGAKSPEPSKPVIQPHPRPAKERMLAGSGLVESRRENIPIGASIPGVVIQVHVKKGDHVKQGDPLFLVDDREVRGQIGVKQAQLESACAQLHKLQAAPRPEDLPPLEAAVEEAQAKLDDAETALGRTRQLFSRQAVPSSDLDKDKFAYYAAKASLDRAIAELERVKKGSWQEDVDVSKVAVKLAQSELDSCKLLLDRHTVRAPIDGDVLQLNVRPGQFAATNWNEPMIVLGDVNRLHVRVDIDENDVPLFDHASMAAAYLKGRSHGRLALKFEYVEPYMIPKQSLTGATSERVDTRVLRVVYSLPDGCQDRVYVGQQMDVYIKVPKDRWDAAFDAVGRPEDPFGDAPKPTPAPAVPATEKVGG is encoded by the coding sequence ATGCTGACCCGTCGCATCATCCCGATTCTGGCCATCGCGGGCGTCGTGTACTCCATCGTCTCGACGGTGATGGGGGCGAAGTCGCCCGAGCCCTCGAAGCCCGTCATCCAGCCCCACCCGCGACCCGCCAAGGAACGGATGCTCGCAGGCTCGGGCCTGGTCGAGTCGCGTCGCGAGAACATCCCGATCGGCGCGAGCATCCCGGGCGTCGTCATCCAGGTTCACGTCAAGAAGGGGGACCATGTGAAGCAGGGCGACCCTCTCTTCCTTGTGGACGACCGCGAGGTCCGCGGGCAGATCGGCGTCAAGCAGGCTCAGTTGGAATCGGCCTGCGCCCAGCTTCACAAACTGCAGGCCGCTCCTCGTCCTGAAGACCTGCCGCCTCTGGAAGCTGCGGTCGAGGAGGCGCAGGCCAAGCTCGACGACGCCGAGACGGCCCTGGGACGCACCCGGCAACTCTTCAGTCGGCAGGCCGTTCCCTCCAGCGACCTCGACAAGGACAAGTTCGCCTACTACGCGGCCAAGGCGTCTCTCGACCGCGCTATCGCGGAGCTGGAAAGGGTGAAGAAGGGGAGCTGGCAGGAGGACGTCGATGTGTCGAAGGTCGCCGTGAAGCTCGCCCAGAGCGAGCTGGACAGTTGCAAACTGTTGCTCGACCGACATACCGTCCGGGCCCCGATCGACGGCGACGTCCTTCAGCTCAACGTCCGTCCCGGCCAGTTCGCCGCGACGAACTGGAACGAGCCGATGATCGTCCTGGGAGACGTCAACCGCCTGCACGTCCGGGTCGACATCGACGAGAACGACGTCCCGCTTTTCGATCATGCGTCGATGGCCGCAGCCTACCTCAAGGGCCGATCGCATGGTCGACTGGCCCTGAAATTCGAGTACGTCGAACCCTACATGATCCCCAAGCAGAGCCTGACCGGCGCGACGTCCGAACGGGTCGACACCCGGGTCCTTCGGGTGGTGTATTCGCTCCCCGACGGCTGCCAGGATCGGGTCTATGTGGGCCAGCAGATGGACGTTTACATCAAGGTGCCGAAGGACCGCTGGGACGCCGCGTTCGACGCCGTGGGGCGGCCCGAAGATCCGTTCGGCGATGCTCCGAAGCCGACGCCGGCTCCGGCCGTCCCGGCGACCGAGAAGGTCGGCGGATGA
- a CDS encoding ABC transporter ATP-binding protein — protein sequence MSHASESPIFNPAVEAAFPRETAVRIRGLCKHFGSGNQRVTVLRSVDWDVFAGEMSMIVGPSGCGKTTLLSIIAGVLDADEGEVSVFGRDLTRMSDHAKTVFRAQKIGFVFQQYNLLPALTAAENAAVPLVLAGWTWKDAVRRSRDVLEQLGMGGRTESLPRQLSGGQQQRVAISRALVHDPALLVCDEPTAALDHETGHTVMELLHSSVVRPDRAVIVVTHDNRIFQYGDRTVHMDDGRITKHEQRSQSPAA from the coding sequence ATGTCGCACGCGAGCGAAAGTCCGATCTTCAATCCGGCGGTTGAGGCCGCGTTCCCTCGAGAGACGGCCGTGCGGATCCGGGGCCTGTGCAAGCACTTCGGCTCGGGCAACCAGCGCGTCACGGTGCTCCGTTCGGTCGACTGGGACGTGTTCGCCGGGGAGATGTCGATGATCGTCGGCCCCTCGGGCTGTGGCAAGACGACGCTGCTGTCGATCATCGCCGGCGTTCTCGACGCCGACGAGGGGGAGGTTTCGGTCTTCGGTCGGGACCTCACGAGGATGAGCGACCACGCCAAGACGGTCTTCCGCGCCCAGAAGATCGGCTTCGTGTTCCAGCAGTACAACCTCCTGCCGGCCCTGACCGCCGCCGAGAACGCGGCCGTCCCCCTGGTGCTGGCCGGGTGGACCTGGAAGGACGCCGTGCGCCGGAGCAGGGACGTGCTGGAACAGCTTGGAATGGGAGGACGGACCGAGAGCCTCCCCAGGCAACTCTCCGGCGGCCAGCAGCAGCGGGTGGCCATCTCCCGGGCGTTGGTTCACGACCCGGCCCTGCTCGTCTGCGACGAGCCCACCGCGGCGCTCGACCACGAGACGGGGCACACGGTCATGGAACTGCTCCATTCGAGCGTCGTCCGACCTGACCGCGCCGTCATCGTCGTGACCCACGACAACCGGATCTTCCAGTACGGCGACCGCACGGTCCACATGGACGACGGCCGCATCACCAAGCACGAGCAACGATCCCAGTCTCCCGCCGCCTGA
- a CDS encoding efflux RND transporter permease subunit: MIELLLRSRYVVGSIVLALLAYLIVFGEKVGYEQSIGSFFAEDDPDMNVYQDAATKFGDDNFVFLVYDDPDVISPAGMDRAADLAAAVGGGSIPGVMRVESIDAMPLVWAIDDALLAVDRLPGFARKAAMNAALGAVKNIDLKTNKMTVGGAVRSTDASRLGPIKERLTKNPMFVGTLIDSTATTTAVVARLRKTNDHDVVSTIKALREKADAFAERHHLPRPAVVGPPALLGDGFAAIEVDGRRLAAVGMILIALVTLSAVRSVWWAIVPMAAGWTVWLATETLLSRFHIRLSLSGGPLVAQIIVLTMPAASHLAIHFRDDRRKLPARDAARETLSKVSTPIVWTAITGAIGYLALLTSDVLPIQQFGAILGTCTLVAAILVMALAPIAMLPPFPLEIPVRQGSKSRVSGLMNRLTVLVHQHPTIVVATVAAVTLPLSLGVFRLTYETNYINLFKPQARVVRDYGTVENKLGGIGLVEIVAPVGPKGLDYDAIAKLDRVGRTIRGLEPENPRAIAQVLSLATVMDPDGRIAALDEQARARVLAGKLELIEASPQASLLRSFWNPEAKETRILVRLLEQQPAAAKASIFHRAEEAARAEFGPEAHLTGLSFLMTKTTEGVVATQWSTFAWSALGILVMLTLAFRSIVLAVLALLPTLLSVAFVLGLMGWLSIKLDIATALVASVALGLSVDDTFHCLIQFHKLRKTRGFRRSLFASYAVSGPGVLLSSLAVAIGFLALRTSEFEPFVNFGTMVAVATAGSTLGNLVLLPACLTLGERLRRRAVAASSSSPAHPATSRAPLPPVVPPPVISGDAPPAARTSGGNGSS, encoded by the coding sequence GTGATCGAACTTCTGCTGCGCTCGCGCTACGTGGTCGGGTCGATCGTGCTGGCGTTGCTCGCCTATCTGATCGTCTTCGGCGAGAAGGTCGGCTACGAGCAGTCGATCGGGTCGTTCTTCGCCGAGGACGACCCGGACATGAACGTGTACCAGGACGCCGCGACGAAGTTCGGCGACGACAACTTCGTCTTCCTGGTCTATGACGATCCCGACGTGATCAGCCCGGCCGGAATGGATCGCGCCGCCGATCTGGCCGCGGCCGTCGGGGGCGGGTCGATTCCCGGTGTGATGCGCGTCGAGTCCATCGACGCCATGCCCCTCGTCTGGGCGATCGACGACGCCCTGCTGGCCGTGGACAGGCTCCCCGGCTTCGCGCGCAAGGCCGCCATGAACGCGGCGCTCGGGGCGGTGAAGAACATCGACCTGAAGACCAACAAGATGACCGTCGGCGGGGCCGTCCGCTCGACGGACGCATCTCGGCTGGGCCCCATCAAGGAGCGGCTGACCAAGAACCCGATGTTCGTCGGCACGCTGATCGACTCGACGGCAACGACGACCGCCGTCGTCGCGAGGCTCCGGAAGACGAACGACCACGACGTCGTTTCCACCATCAAGGCGCTCCGCGAGAAGGCCGACGCCTTCGCCGAGCGTCATCACCTGCCCCGGCCGGCGGTCGTGGGCCCGCCGGCGCTTCTGGGGGACGGCTTCGCGGCGATCGAGGTCGACGGACGCAGGCTGGCGGCGGTGGGGATGATCCTGATCGCGCTGGTGACGCTCTCCGCCGTGCGAAGCGTCTGGTGGGCGATCGTGCCGATGGCCGCCGGCTGGACGGTCTGGCTGGCGACCGAGACCTTGCTGAGCCGCTTCCACATCCGACTGTCGCTCTCGGGCGGGCCGCTTGTGGCTCAGATCATCGTCCTGACGATGCCGGCCGCGAGCCACCTGGCGATCCACTTCCGCGACGACCGCCGCAAGCTCCCCGCGCGTGACGCCGCCCGCGAAACGCTTTCCAAGGTCTCGACTCCCATCGTCTGGACGGCGATCACCGGCGCGATCGGCTACCTGGCGCTGTTGACGAGCGACGTCCTGCCGATCCAGCAGTTCGGGGCGATCCTCGGGACCTGCACGCTGGTCGCCGCGATCCTGGTGATGGCCCTGGCGCCGATCGCCATGCTGCCGCCGTTCCCGCTGGAGATCCCCGTGCGACAGGGCTCGAAGTCGCGCGTCTCCGGATTGATGAACCGGCTGACGGTGCTGGTCCACCAGCATCCGACGATCGTCGTCGCGACGGTCGCCGCTGTGACTCTGCCCCTGTCGCTAGGCGTCTTCAGGCTGACCTACGAGACCAACTACATCAACCTGTTCAAGCCGCAGGCCCGGGTCGTTCGCGACTACGGGACCGTGGAGAACAAGCTCGGCGGCATCGGCCTGGTGGAAATCGTGGCCCCGGTCGGCCCCAAGGGTCTGGACTACGACGCCATCGCGAAGCTCGACCGCGTTGGCCGCACGATTCGCGGCCTCGAACCGGAGAATCCTCGCGCGATCGCCCAGGTCCTTTCGCTGGCGACGGTCATGGATCCTGACGGCCGGATCGCCGCCCTCGACGAGCAAGCCCGAGCCCGCGTTTTGGCCGGCAAGCTGGAGTTGATCGAGGCCTCGCCGCAGGCGTCGCTCCTGCGAAGCTTCTGGAATCCCGAGGCGAAGGAGACGCGAATCCTCGTCCGGCTCCTGGAACAGCAGCCGGCGGCGGCCAAGGCGTCGATCTTCCACCGGGCCGAGGAAGCCGCTCGCGCCGAGTTCGGCCCGGAGGCCCACCTGACGGGCCTGTCGTTCCTGATGACGAAGACGACCGAAGGCGTCGTCGCCACGCAATGGAGCACCTTCGCCTGGTCGGCGCTGGGCATCCTGGTGATGCTCACGCTGGCCTTCCGCAGCATCGTCCTGGCGGTGCTCGCGCTCTTGCCGACCTTGCTGTCGGTAGCCTTTGTGCTGGGCCTGATGGGTTGGCTCTCGATCAAGCTGGACATCGCCACGGCCCTGGTGGCGAGCGTCGCGCTGGGGCTTTCGGTGGACGATACGTTCCACTGCCTGATCCAGTTCCACAAGCTGCGCAAGACGAGAGGATTCCGCCGGAGCCTGTTCGCCAGTTACGCCGTTTCGGGACCGGGCGTGCTGCTGTCCAGCCTGGCGGTGGCGATCGGCTTCCTGGCGCTTCGGACCAGTGAATTCGAGCCCTTCGTCAATTTCGGGACGATGGTGGCCGTGGCGACGGCCGGCAGCACGCTGGGAAACCTGGTGCTCCTCCCCGCCTGCCTGACGCTGGGCGAACGCCTCCGCCGACGAGCCGTCGCCGCGAGTTCGTCGTCCCCCGCTCACCCCGCCACGTCGCGGGCTCCTCTTCCGCCGGTCGTCCCGCCTCCGGTAATCTCGGGGGATGCGCCGCCGGCAGCCAGGACGAGCGGCGGGAATGGATCGAGCTGA